DNA sequence from the Vicia villosa cultivar HV-30 ecotype Madison, WI linkage group LG3, Vvil1.0, whole genome shotgun sequence genome:
CACTTGTAAACTCATGAAATATATCAGCATTCCAGTTACAATCATAGTCCCTGAAACATAACCATGGCTTCAAACCTAGATAGTGAAGCACATAGAGAACTGGTGGCTCAGCACCAAACAACATGGTTTTCATTTGCTTCTTCTCTTCCTCGTCGCCAATCCAAAAATGCTTCAAGAAGTTCATGTGTCTTGGTATCCTGTGCCACCATgtaaatatttcattcaaataCCCTTGGTCCCCTCCATTGTAAGACTCAATCTCATTTATATGATCCATCAGAAGCTGAAATGTGCAGTTCGATGGCTCAACCACCATGACACCCGAGTTAAACAAAGTGGCGTTGTTACCGGTAGCAGTAATTTCCGGCATCCCAAAAAGAAAATCTATGTTTCTGAGTATGAGTAAATCTGCATCGATGAATATTATCTTGTCGTAATCTGTGAGCTGCCATAACCTGAATTTGCTGTAGTTCCATTCATTGTAAGCATCTTTTTCAGCTTTCGGGTTTCTGATTCTCTGTATCGTTCTGACCTTCCACCCTGCTGCTTCCAATCCACTTCTGTGATATCCACTGATTGTCTCATCAACTAGTATTACAAGATCTCTAGTTGATCCTGACATTCGAATACTTTGAGCTGCGGCTATGGCTCCACAAACATAAACATGAGCTGAATGCAGAATTGTCGCATATGCTTCTCTTGGAGCATTTCCATTGTAAGCCAGTTCTGCATTTCAGTTTTAGTTTTATGACAACAAAAATATGATAAACATGATAGTGCAATAGTACATGTGAATGCAAtattgtgaaagatggaaagtgAGTATAGCATATACCTCTGCCTCTCATAGGAAGTGCAAGCTCGCATGATCCAACAGGAAGCTGGACTTTTTCTCTCAAAACACTCAAGTTTGGTTTGTATAACCATACATTTCCTTCACGTCCAACTAGTTCTTTGCAGGTAAACAGATTTGGTATTGGAAAACAGTCGGTAATGAAGAGCACATAAATCGGGTAATTGCCTTTAAAAGAGGTAGCTAGGCCAGCCGCTGCAAGCTGCAGGTGCAAACGAGCCACATCTCTAGACCAATTCCCTCCATTCCTACAAGGTAGTTTGACAGCAATGACATTGAGTCTTGTCCCGGGAGATACAAGACTCGGTAGAGAAGGGCAAACGGGAACTTcagtttcttcttcttcatcaatccATTCAGGATATAGAGACTCCCATGTCACATTGTTTGCAGCATACTCCAGATGCATAACAACATGTGTGGCATCTTGAAAATTATGCTTCCAGTGAGAAATCTCAGTCTTGTTGAAATTTACAAGTCCAATGCCTTGAAATTCATTTTTTCCTATCAGTTTTTCGGTGATTTTCACTATATCATCCCAATCGGTATCTACATTGGAAACATACCGAGGATCCGAGCCTCCCCATATCCACCTGTTCACAAAATTGCCAAGATACTTGGATATTACACCACTATGCTAAGAAAAGAACAGGTATATACTACTAATGGTGAATTTTTCTTACTACCTTTGgtcctatttataaaaaaaaaaaaaaaatttagattcattgaatagaTAATGTATTTGATTTTTGTGGTAAAGCGTACCTTGCGCCAGATCGTGATAAATGGCTGGTATTGTAAACATCCGGAGAATAGATGAACATAACAAAAGTGGCGGAAATGGTTATCAACAAGATAAGTTTTAAGAAAGAAAACTTCCATCTTGAGCTCTTATCTTGTATAGATAAGTGGAAAGGCTTCTCTACATCTTTCGTTTTAGTTTTCGACACTCTTCTCTTGTATAAATCTTCACTGTAACTCATAATTAGCGAAACAAGTTTTAGAGCAGAGGAAAATATTCAGCAAACAATTGCAGATATATTATTTTGTAGGACTAAATGCATGTCAATTGTCTTAAATATTGTAAACCATTGGTTATATGAATTTACGCAGAAGCTATGAATAAGTGAGAGTGATGTATTGATATTATCTTGTTGAGCTTCCTTGGAATGTAAATAAGAAATATTTTAAGAGAAAAGGTATATGATACGGAGCAACATAATTTGTGTTGTgagtgtatgcaatgcatgttcCCTACTGTTGTTTGAAAAGGATTTAACAACGTTATCAAATGTATACTTCAGATCCTATTAGGTGCAAGCGTGAAATATTGTTAACTCAACCAAAACTTGTCCTTATACTGTTTACCAAATTATTGTTTTGATACTTTCATTTTGTATTTCTATGAAATTACATCATGTATCAGTAGTTAAAAATTTAGTCATGGAATGTAAGTAAACTAAAATGTGTCTATGTATCATAGTTCTTGTTTATTTACTTGATATATGACAATGACATTATATCATGTATTAGTTAAAAATTTAGTTGGTAAAAATTATCTGTATAAACTTTTGTATAAATCTAAGAGTTGgattgttttttaatattttatgtttttatttttcactttaaTAGATAAGCATAAAAATACAGAATTGATAATTGGACACCATACGGTGTaagtatatataattaaaaagccgttaaacaacataaaaaaaacataaatttaaataaaaatttaaaatattttcaaaaagtaaTTAAGTCTTAAAATTCTTTGATATAACTTTCATATACATCAAAATCAATTTCTGGCTTTATCCGGCATGTGTTAGTTGACTAATATTAGtctaaagtttgatttttgacaacaatatttattatatttatgtattattgtaaataaattgatatttataaattaataatttaaaaaattaatttcttatAGGTTTTTATTAAACAATGATAACTTAGTTATAACAAGAAGAATAGATTTTTTTGGCTTAATATTCTTTTTGGTTAGGTATTTTCAGTTAATTTGGAGAAATACTTGTATGGACAAGAACCTAAACCCATACTTTTAGGAACAACCAATGAAAAagagagaatttaaatttatttaaattttaatttcgtttttaattgacatcatggggtggttgagataaaagaggagagagacaattttatttttaatttttaattaataaaaaaaatgtgattggttgtgtgtaagtacAAGTGTTATGATTGTGTCTATGTA
Encoded proteins:
- the LOC131661129 gene encoding UDP-glucuronate:xylan alpha-glucuronosyltransferase 1-like isoform X1 gives rise to the protein MLVNMRGTMGTSPRSVETRHRLPASIEDLYKRRVSKTKTKDVEKPFHLSIQDKSSRWKFSFLKLILLITISATFVMFIYSPDVYNTSHLSRSGARWIWGGSDPRYVSNVDTDWDDIVKITEKLIGKNEFQGIGLVNFNKTEISHWKHNFQDATHVVMHLEYAANNVTWESLYPEWIDEEEETEVPVCPSLPSLVSPGTRLNVIAVKLPCRNGGNWSRDVARLHLQLAAAGLATSFKGNYPIYVLFITDCFPIPNLFTCKELVGREGNVWLYKPNLSVLREKVQLPVGSCELALPMRGRELAYNGNAPREAYATILHSAHVYVCGAIAAAQSIRMSGSTRDLVILVDETISGYHRSGLEAAGWKVRTIQRIRNPKAEKDAYNEWNYSKFRLWQLTDYDKIIFIDADLLILRNIDFLFGMPEITATGNNATLFNSGVMVVEPSNCTFQLLMDHINEIESYNGGDQGYLNEIFTWWHRIPRHMNFLKHFWIGDEEEKKQMKTMLFGAEPPVLYVLHYLGLKPWLCFRDYDCNWNADIFHEFTSDVAHAKWWKVHDAMPELLQQFCLLQSKQKAQLEWDRRQAEIANYTDGHWRIKVKDRRLKKCIDNLCNWKSMLRHWGESNWTDDESFTPTPPTVTTSSLPAL
- the LOC131661129 gene encoding UDP-glucuronate:xylan alpha-glucuronosyltransferase 1-like isoform X2, encoding MRGTMGTSPRSVETRHRLPASIEDLYKRRVSKTKTKDVEKPFHLSIQDKSSRWKFSFLKLILLITISATFVMFIYSPDVYNTSHLSRSGARWIWGGSDPRYVSNVDTDWDDIVKITEKLIGKNEFQGIGLVNFNKTEISHWKHNFQDATHVVMHLEYAANNVTWESLYPEWIDEEEETEVPVCPSLPSLVSPGTRLNVIAVKLPCRNGGNWSRDVARLHLQLAAAGLATSFKGNYPIYVLFITDCFPIPNLFTCKELVGREGNVWLYKPNLSVLREKVQLPVGSCELALPMRGRELAYNGNAPREAYATILHSAHVYVCGAIAAAQSIRMSGSTRDLVILVDETISGYHRSGLEAAGWKVRTIQRIRNPKAEKDAYNEWNYSKFRLWQLTDYDKIIFIDADLLILRNIDFLFGMPEITATGNNATLFNSGVMVVEPSNCTFQLLMDHINEIESYNGGDQGYLNEIFTWWHRIPRHMNFLKHFWIGDEEEKKQMKTMLFGAEPPVLYVLHYLGLKPWLCFRDYDCNWNADIFHEFTSDVAHAKWWKVHDAMPELLQQFCLLQSKQKAQLEWDRRQAEIANYTDGHWRIKVKDRRLKKCIDNLCNWKSMLRHWGESNWTDDESFTPTPPTVTTSSLPAL